In Deinococcus sp. AJ005, a single window of DNA contains:
- a CDS encoding TerD family protein: MTHADTATTPAPRLPVNPAARAEVLLRRLSAVEVGGENVGSASAGDAMPPGASRVLGEVLAAGALPTPALIDALNGASSTELLGVMQHSVAALRAARGAAPSLPQLRNFARSQVLDTGTAFLERLGAWYGLEAQSTGTCALRGNLNVLSGTWSPAVSAGVARSIQACSTGILGTLAQGACAVCHLRVGDADELMRLALADRGRAADRPLPARGVDLAPGGSDLTQALLGALANLAASTTPLSETERNDLITLSALLTQGGETRRSPTAILDHLIGHGMPQREVRALVVGTLIAGGAGGLLEQLRTSPLGLMPVDLLRILDVWGGGGGTLARPPISPESNLLGLAENKRAPHVRVPRLSRPQRREVLGALNGSLAGLTGQGTGGQTLAWEAVHTYPEAFKRVLARLHVHEAPQRFPHVAALAGLLSAGGNVGQLGALHPQAVELAQKMGAQTPGERARARSLLGGVELALAGGELGEALALLLTRPGLLARSLDRLLRLESGVQGHAPQTLKALKEAAPRLTAVMLLSLHAHLAGRGAPDPTRVFRSRGKATTRALGDTRMPLTQAVIGEAQMILEDELLRRGAAAPALDLLEIEPGMLGVRLAPSARAASNGNEGLAPGSRLPLTPVGAVPATTARLFVHWAEQSGAGSIDLDLSAMAYDVWGQQIGMCSYSSLRQPGMVHSGDLRSAPLPVGATEYVDLDLAELRASGATLVLASVYSFTSVPFSKMARASCGVMSRADVDADTREMDLGTVRLKFGLSGEQTSCLLLAVDLTQPGREEIIFLELAGDKGGYRVIERDGMVDLGAKVAQAAQGVPLVTVLAPHIARAQNVRCGANQWRRGEGEARENFARRVSVDLRMLAEDGIASGDADIGVPQGPALLIADQPARAMQDGDQVICLSPGVSQPAGVHVSGLKELLNGL, encoded by the coding sequence ATGACCCACGCCGACACTGCCACGACTCCAGCACCCCGCTTGCCCGTCAATCCAGCGGCCCGCGCCGAAGTCCTGCTGCGCCGCCTCAGTGCTGTCGAGGTTGGTGGCGAGAATGTCGGGAGTGCCTCTGCGGGTGACGCCATGCCTCCTGGCGCTTCCCGGGTCCTGGGTGAGGTCCTGGCTGCCGGCGCGCTGCCCACCCCTGCACTGATCGACGCCCTGAACGGGGCCAGCTCTACGGAACTCCTCGGCGTGATGCAGCACAGCGTGGCGGCGCTGCGGGCCGCGCGCGGCGCCGCGCCGAGCCTGCCCCAGCTTCGCAACTTCGCCCGCAGCCAGGTCTTGGACACCGGCACGGCTTTTCTGGAGCGCCTGGGCGCGTGGTACGGCCTGGAAGCCCAGAGTACCGGGACCTGCGCGCTGCGCGGCAACCTCAACGTGCTGTCCGGCACCTGGAGTCCAGCAGTCAGCGCCGGCGTTGCCCGGTCCATCCAGGCGTGCTCGACGGGCATCCTCGGGACCCTGGCCCAAGGCGCGTGCGCGGTCTGCCACCTGCGCGTGGGCGACGCGGACGAACTGATGCGGCTGGCCCTGGCGGACCGGGGACGCGCCGCCGACCGCCCGCTGCCCGCGCGCGGCGTGGACCTGGCACCAGGCGGAAGTGATCTGACGCAGGCTCTGCTCGGTGCGTTGGCGAACCTGGCTGCCTCGACCACCCCGCTGTCGGAGACGGAACGCAATGACCTGATCACCCTGAGCGCCCTGCTGACCCAGGGCGGCGAAACCCGCCGGTCGCCCACGGCGATCCTGGACCATCTGATCGGCCACGGCATGCCGCAGCGCGAAGTCCGTGCGCTGGTGGTCGGCACCCTGATCGCTGGCGGAGCCGGCGGGCTTCTCGAACAACTGCGGACCTCGCCTCTGGGCCTGATGCCCGTCGATCTGCTGCGTATCCTCGACGTCTGGGGCGGCGGCGGCGGAACGCTGGCCCGCCCGCCGATCAGCCCGGAGAGCAACCTGCTCGGTCTGGCAGAAAACAAGCGCGCTCCGCATGTCCGGGTGCCGCGCCTGAGCCGTCCACAGCGCCGTGAGGTGCTGGGCGCCCTGAACGGAAGCCTGGCTGGGTTGACCGGACAGGGGACAGGCGGCCAGACCCTGGCGTGGGAAGCGGTCCACACCTACCCCGAAGCCTTCAAGCGCGTTCTGGCCCGACTGCACGTCCACGAAGCGCCGCAGCGCTTTCCCCACGTGGCGGCCCTCGCCGGGCTGCTGTCCGCCGGCGGCAACGTGGGCCAGCTCGGTGCACTGCACCCCCAGGCGGTGGAACTGGCCCAGAAAATGGGTGCGCAGACCCCAGGCGAACGGGCGCGCGCCCGCAGCTTGCTCGGCGGGGTGGAACTGGCGCTGGCCGGCGGTGAACTCGGGGAGGCCCTGGCGCTGCTCCTCACCCGGCCCGGACTGCTGGCCCGCAGCCTGGACCGTCTGCTCCGGTTGGAAAGCGGCGTCCAGGGCCACGCACCTCAGACCCTGAAGGCCCTGAAGGAAGCGGCGCCCAGGCTGACGGCGGTGATGCTGCTTTCACTGCACGCGCACCTGGCTGGGCGCGGGGCGCCGGATCCCACGCGCGTGTTCCGTTCACGTGGTAAGGCCACCACCCGTGCCCTCGGCGACACCCGCATGCCGCTGACCCAGGCGGTGATCGGGGAAGCCCAGATGATCCTGGAAGACGAGCTGCTGCGCCGTGGCGCAGCGGCGCCGGCGCTGGATCTGCTGGAGATCGAACCCGGCATGCTGGGCGTGCGCCTGGCCCCTTCCGCCCGCGCCGCCTCGAACGGCAACGAGGGTCTGGCTCCCGGCAGCCGTCTGCCCCTGACGCCTGTGGGGGCAGTGCCGGCCACCACTGCGCGGCTGTTCGTCCACTGGGCCGAGCAGAGCGGTGCAGGCTCGATCGACCTGGACCTGTCGGCCATGGCCTACGACGTGTGGGGCCAGCAGATCGGAATGTGCAGTTACAGCAGCCTGCGCCAGCCCGGCATGGTCCACTCCGGGGACCTGCGCAGCGCCCCACTGCCCGTGGGAGCCACCGAGTACGTCGATCTCGACTTGGCCGAGCTGCGTGCCTCTGGGGCGACGCTGGTGCTGGCCTCGGTGTACTCGTTTACCAGCGTGCCGTTCTCGAAGATGGCGCGCGCGTCCTGCGGTGTGATGAGCCGGGCCGACGTAGACGCGGACACGCGTGAGATGGACCTGGGTACCGTGCGCCTCAAGTTCGGTCTGTCGGGCGAGCAGACCTCGTGCCTGCTGCTGGCTGTCGACCTGACCCAGCCAGGCCGGGAAGAAATCATCTTTCTGGAACTGGCTGGCGATAAGGGGGGCTACCGCGTGATCGAACGGGACGGCATGGTGGACCTTGGCGCGAAGGTGGCGCAGGCGGCCCAGGGCGTCCCCCTGGTGACCGTCCTTGCGCCCCACATCGCCCGCGCCCAGAATGTGCGCTGTGGGGCAAACCAGTGGCGGCGCGGGGAAGGGGAGGCCCGCGAGAATTTCGCCCGCCGCGTCAGCGTGGACCTCCGAATGCTCGCCGAAGATGGGATCGCCAGTGGGGACGCTGACATCGGCGTCCCCCAGGGTCCCGCGCTGTTGATCGCGGACCAGCCGGCCAGAGCCATGCAGGACGGTGACCAGGTAATCTGTCTGAGTCCCGGTGTCTCACAGCCTGCGGGCGTCCACGTGAGCGGACTGAAGGAGTTGCTGAACGGGCTGTAA